From a region of the Triticum aestivum cultivar Chinese Spring chromosome 7D, IWGSC CS RefSeq v2.1, whole genome shotgun sequence genome:
- the LOC123170540 gene encoding codeine O-demethylase, with protein MADESWRLPNSVQQLAANMQEPPSQYLLREQELLGAHLAGAEMPEPVPTIDLGLLSASNDPEEAAKLRSALQTWGFFQVSNHGMEASMMDSVFTASREFFHLPLEEKKKCSNLIDGKHFQVEGYGNDQVRTQDQRLDWSDRLHLRVEPEGGRNLVHWPTHPKSFRDDLHEYTLKCKRIKGDILRAMAKILELDEDCLVNQFNSNAPTFARFNHFPPCPRPDLVLGIKPHADFPALTVLLMDKDVAGLQYLKDGTWYNVPAACDHTLLISIGLTMEIMTNGMFTGPMHRVVTNADKERISVAMFYGVDPEQEIGPIAHLLSEEQPAQYRKMKANDLLVLHHEHYAGGRGPRIADALKI; from the exons ATGGCTGATGAATCATGGAGGCTACCGAATTCAGTGCAGCAACTGGCTGCCAACATGCAAGAACCACCAAGCCAGTACTTGCTCAGAGAGCAAGAACTGCTTGGTGCGCACCTTGCTGGTGCTGAGATGCCTGAGCCCGTCCCAACAATCGATCTTGGCCTGCTGTCTGCATCCAACGATCCTGAGGAAGCCGCCAAGCTGCGGTCGGCGCTGCAGACCTGGGGATTCTTCCAG GTTTCTAACCATGGAATGGAGGCCTCTATGATGGATTCTGTGTTCACCGCATCAAGGGAATTTTTTCACCTACCGCTGGAAGAGAAGAAGAAATGCAGCAACCTGATAGATGGCAAGCATTTCCAGGTAGAAGGGTATGGAAATGACCAAGTGAGGACTCAAGATCAGAGATTGGACTGGTCTGATCGACTGCATCTTAGGGTTGAGCCCGAGGGTGGGAGAAACCTTGTCCATTGGCCCACACATCCCAAATCTTTCAG GGATGATCTGCACGAATACACATTGAAGTGCAAGAGAATCAAAGGCGACATCCTTCGGGCAATGGCTAAGATTTTGGAGCTTGATGAAGACTGCCTTGTTAATCAGTTTAACAGCAACGCCCCCACTTTTGCTAGATTCAACCACTTCCCTCCGTGTCCAAGACCTGATCTTGTCCTGGGCATCAAGCCTCACGCCGATTTCCCTGCTCTCACGGTTCTCCTCATGGACAAAGACGTCGCGGGGCTGCAATATCTGAAAGATGGAACCTGGTACAATGTTCCAGCTGCGTGTGACCACACCTTGCTGATCAGCATTGGTCTTACAATGGAG ATAATGACCAACGGGATGTTCACGGGGCCAATGCATAGAGTTGTGACTAATGCCGATAAAGAGAGGATATCAGTGGCCATGTTCTATGGTGTGGATCCCGAGCAAGAGATTGGGCCGATAGCTCATCTGTTAAGTGAGGAGCAACCGGCACAGTACAGGAAAATGAAGGCCAATGACTTGTTAGTGTTGCACCATGAACATTACGCTGGAGGCCGAGGACCAAGAATTGCCGATGCACTGAAGATCTAA
- the LOC123170541 gene encoding protein SRG1: MACEEPSKIVNIPSIVQELVTCVQEPPSQYVVPEQNRPGVACSEMPEPIPIIDLSRLPAPGNSSDEVAKMQSALENWGLFLAVGHGIEPSFLSEVMKVTKEFYKLPLEEKQKYSNLVDGEEFRMEGYGNDIVVSEKKTLDWSDRLYLVVEPESRRIYSLWPAHPPSFRDIMCEYTVRCREIASLVLRHLARMLNLHEDYFVELIEEDAITYARFNYYPHCPKPDQVLGLKPHTDATVITVVFIDDSVSGLQVQKNGVWYKVPIVRNALLVNTGDAMEILSNGFFKSPVHRAVTNAEKDRVSLVMFYTPDPEREIQPAAELVDEKRPMRYRKIKTKDYLTKLFETFAEGTLAIDTMKI, encoded by the exons ATGGCTTGTGAAGAACCATCGAAGATAGTCAACATACCCTCGATTGTGCAAGAGCTGGTGACTTGTGTACAGGAGCCACCAAGCCAGTATGTGGTTCCTGAGCAAAACCGCCCGGGCGTGGCCTGTTCCGAGATGCCTGAGCCGATCCCAATCATTGATCTCAGCCGTCTGCCTGCCCCTGGGAACAGCTCTGATGAGGTTGCCAAGATGCAGTCCGCCTTGGAGAACTGGGGCCTCTTCCTG GCTGTTGGACATGGAATAGAGCCAAGTTTTCTTAGTGAGGTGATGAAAGTGACAAAAGAATTTTACAAGCTCCCACTGGAAGAGAAGCAGAAGTACTCAAACTTGGTCGATGGCGAGGAGTTCCGTATGGAAGGATACGGGAACGACATAGTCGTATCAGAGAAGAAGACCCTGGACTGGAGTGACCGGTTGTACCTTGTAGTGGAACCGGAGTCCCGGAGAATCTATAGCTTGTGGCCCGCGCATCCTCCTTCTTTCAG AGATATTATGTGCGAGTACACAGTAAGGTGCAGGGAGATTGCCAGCCTTGTCCTCAGGCACCTGGCGAGGATGCTCAATTTACATGAGGACTACTTCGTCGAATTGATTGAAGAGGATGCCATCACATACGCCAGATTCAACTACTACCCTCACTGCCCCAAGCCGGACCAAGTCTTAGGCCTGAAACCCCACACTGATGCCACTGTGATCACCGTTGTCTTTATCGATGATAGCGTCAGTGGGCTCCAGGTGCAGAAAAATGGTGTCTGGTACAAAGTGCCAATAGTTCGAAATGCATTACTTGTGAACACAGGAGATGCAATGGAG ATACTTAGCAACGGGTTCTTCAAGAGCCCGGTTCACAGGGCTGTGACCAATGCAGAGAAAGACCGGGTGTCATTGGTTATGTTCTATACGCCAGACCCGGAGAGAGAGATCCAGCCAGCGGCAGAGCTGGTGGATGAAAAGAGACCGATGCGCTACAGGAAGATAAAGACCAAGGATTATCTAACAAAGCTCTTTGAAACTTTTGCGGAAGGGACACTAGCCATCGACACAATGAAGATCTGA